The sequence below is a genomic window from Lolium perenne isolate Kyuss_39 chromosome 7, Kyuss_2.0, whole genome shotgun sequence.
AGAACCGAGCGGATTAGCGCCAAGCATCCTGCCCGAGGCATCATTGATGCACGCCAGGTAGGTAGCTTGTCGGCTAGCCGGTCTACGAGGGGCTGGAAAGCCGCAGCCGTCAGCCTCCTTATAGACAGTGGGATGCCGAGGTATCTCACCGGAAACGGCGCTAGCTGGCACTCCATGAGTTCAGCAGCGCCAGCGGCCTCAGCCTCCGAGCAGGCAATGGGAGAGACCGAGCACTTGGCGAAGTTGGTGCGCAGCCCTGATGCATGGCCAAAGAGCTCCAGGATCCCGCGTACCGCGCGGAGCTCCGTCTCATCTGCGTGGCAGAAAATCACCACATCATCCGCATAAAGCGACACCGACGTCGCTAAGTCCCGCCGCGCTAAGCGCCGCAGTACCCCAAGTTCGATCGCCTTAGTCAACAACCTGTTGAGTGTGTTCATCATCAGAACAAACAGCGCTGGCGACAGGGTCTCTGTCTCAGGCCCCGTCGATGCCAAATCGGGGGGCCTGGCTCGCCATTGAGCATCACCCTAGTACTCGCAGTGAATAGGAGGATGGACACCAGTTCATGGAACCTCGGCCCAAATCCTAACTTGCGGAGGATCTCCAGGAGGAAACCCCAAGAAACGGAGTCAAAGGCGCGGGCAATGTCCAGCTTGAGCGTCACCCGCGGCTCCTTCTCCCGGTGTAAGAATCTAGCTGTCTGCTGGACCAACATGAAGTTGTCGTGGATACAACGCTTGCGAATGAACGCGCATTGGTTGCGATCCACCAGCGACTCCATCCTAGGGGCCAGACGAGTGGCGAGTGCCTTCGCAACCAGCTTGGCAAAGATATGGATCAAGCTGATTGGGCGGTAGTCTCCGAGCACAGCCGCATCCGGGCGCTTAGGCAGCAGGGTCAGCAAGGCCTGGTTAAGACCTTGGAACCCGCGCCCGCACAATGTGAACAGCTTGTCGAAGGCTGCCATGCTGTATAGATTATGTGTCATAGTCCTGTCAGGGTGCAGACGTAGACAGATCACATGGTGCAACTGTGCAAATGGTTTCAGGGATGTGAGTGCATCACATTATTTTCACACAGCCACCTTATTTTTTAAGGATGAAGTAAAATGAGCTGCTGGGTGTCAAACTCGTAACTTCTTGCTTTGACTACATAATGAGTGTAACGCACTCACGAGTTCATAGAAAACCTTAAGTTATTAGGAAAACACATGTTTTCTCGAATATCAGCAGTTGTACTTATGCATGATCATATATTTGGGGTTCCAGTGATTTGCATAGGTGTTACTGTACTGGAAATGACCATAATATTTATTTCTTCACAACACTTTTAGCAACCAGTGATTATAGACAATCTCTTCAGTTTCAACATCTGAATGCGGAGAAACAGAACATACAAGTTGAGGTGAGTATCCTGAGTATTTTTGCTAGGGACTGGCACTCATTGGCAGTGTATGATCTATTGTGACCTATCATTAGGTTATCAGAGGTGGTAAAAGAATAGGTGCTTCAATATTTGACCTTGTTGTTGGCGATGTTGTTCCCCTCAAAATCGGTGATCAAGTAATGCAATGCATCACATATTCCACTTTTGTGTACATTCGGGCTATTTTTCTCATACTGATGCTATTACATGCATTAATTGATCTTCAGGTTCCTGCAGATGGTGTCCTGATATCTGGTCAGTCTCTTGCAATAGATGAATCAAGTATGACAGGAGAGTCCAAAATTGTAAGTGTTGATAAAAAAAAAAGGGAAAATAGTTGTTGTTTTCTGAAATCTTCCTTCTTAAATATTCAAAGTTATGTCATTTTACTGTCAGGTTCATAAGGACCAAAAGGCACCTATGTTGATGTCTGGTTGCAAGGTTGCAGATGGTTACGGTTCTATGTTGGTGAGTATCACTTGGTTGGGTATTCCAATTATGAAGAGCTCAGCTTGCTGCTTTTATATTGCATAATTGAGTAGCTACTGGTATATTGTCTATTATTTGGTAGCATCTCATTCACTCCAGCACTTTATACTGACTACTAACGAATTATTTATGATAAATGCATAGGTAACAGGTGTGGGTACCAATACTGAATGGGGTATGTTGATGGCAAACCTTTCAGAAGATATTGGTGAAGAAACCCCATTACAGGTTTATTTCTTATTTCGTTTTTACAAGAGAATTCATTTTTCTCATGTTATGGATCGCATAGAGAATAGTGTGAATTTATATTGACTTTTTTGTTTTACGGCTGTGCTACCACTTGTGCCAACCGTGGAGTAGGTGCGCTTGAATGGTGTTGCTACTTTAATTGGTGTCGTGGGTTTGTCAGTTGCTGGTGCTGTCCTTGTCGTGCTTTGGTTAAGGTGGATCTCCAATACAGTCATTCATTTCTATGGTGCACTTTAAGTATTTTGCTACATTATGTAAATATGCTTCTTATGAACACCTTCCATCTAAACTGTAGATATTTTACTGGGCATAGCAATAATCCAGATGGAACTACCGAATTTGTGGCTGGGACTACTGGTGCAAAACAGGGATTTATGGGGGCAATTAGAATTTTTACAATTGCCGTATGTAATCCTACTTGTCTTGCTTTCACTTTAATGGAGACTATTAGGGAGTATTTCTTTCTGAGTCAGCTGATTCTACCTCATTTTCCACTAGGTAACTATTGTGGTTGTTGCTGTGCCTGAAGGACTCCCTTTAGCAGTAACTTTGACGTATGAATCTTTTACCTTCTATACAAATTCCTTAAAATTGGCAGGTGTATTAAAGTGGTGCTTGTTTGATTTCAGCCTTGCATATTCAATGCGAAAGATGATGCGAGACAAGGCTCTGGTAATGCATAGGAAGAGACTTTTAAAGCAAACCTTGACATAGGTATATAATCTATGTGTTTTGATTTGGCATTCAGGTGAGGCGACTTTCATCTTGTGAAACAATGGGATCCGCAACCACGATTTGCAGTGACAAGACTGGAACACTTACCTTGAATAAGGTTTGTGAAGCCAATTTGCACTCACCACAAAAATACTATGCATACACGACTGCTGCTTGGATATACCATGCTGAAGCTTGACACTGTTCCTTCATGGTTTGCTTTTCAATCAAACCTGACAAGTTACCAGTTTGAATGAGCATGTGTTCTAATAGTTGTGTTTAACTGTGATCGCATAGAATCAGTGATGCCTTAAATTGTCATTGTGCTTCTGTATCTTATATTCTCCTTTTCCAATTGATCGTTTAGATGACAGTTGTGGAAGTATATTTGAGTGAGACGAAGTTGAATCCTTGTGATAATACTGGGTTGATGTCTAGCAGTGTAGCATCTCTACTTATTGAAGGAATTGCACAAAACACAGCAGGAGCTGTGTTTTCGCCAGAGGTACAGTATGGTACATTTCTCTTTGCTTGTACTTTTTTGCATACAGTTGTAAGTACTTCCAATGAAATTCACCTGTCATACCAAACAATGTCATCCATGTTAATATGTTTTCCTGTCTATAGGATGGAGGAACTGCTGAAGTTACAGGCTCACCAACTGAAAAAGCAATTCTTTCTTGGGGTCTTAAGGTACTGCCCATACGCTCTTTGGTTCATCATTACTTCTTTCAAGTTTCTTCCATTAAATTGACATTTGAACTGCATAGATTGGGATGGATTTCAATGACGTGAGATCAAGATCTTCAGTTCTTCGTGTTCTGCCATTTAACTCGGTGAAGAAATGCGGTGGTGTTGCAGTGCAAGTGGTATGCACAGTTTATGCACTGAAATTCTGAAGGAATCATCTATGTTAAATAAGAAATGGACCTTTTTAGTCTGAATTACTGACTCTCCTACAATTTGGTGCTAACTATTTAGCTTACTACATTTCTGACCTTTTGGTTTTACATCTTGCAATTTCGTTGTGAGCTTTGCTATCTCTCAGAGCTACATGATGGTTCTTGGGctgagaaaattctaagcttgcttTATAAGTTGTATGTGTTTTGCCTGTCCTGTCAAAGTTTCAAGACAACGTCTTTTTATTGCTTTGAATTTTCCCTTTTGCCTTCTTTAGTATATACCGTAAATGAGTGCCTTGCTTGAACTAATCATACTCCCTCCGCCCCAAATTTCAAGTCATACAATTTTTTTCTCAAGTCAAACTTTtacttaagtttgactaagtttataGTGTATTTGTAAATGCATCATGAAATGTGTTTTTGTACTCTATTTGTTTGTtatgatgttgatattttttcaGCGAAGTTGGTCAAACTAAAACAAGTTTGACTCAAAAAATCTAATTTGGATTATATTTTAGATAGGAAGTTTGACTTAAAAAACTAATTTGGCTTTTAGATAGGAGGGAGTAgtatttacgttattattatcttTCCTAGTCCTTTTTTTGGTAGGAGTTTCTTAGTTTATGTTATCTCAGTGCTATTCTATTGTTGTAAGTGCAGTCAGATGATAATGTCCACATCCACTGGAAAGGTGCTGCTGAGCTGGTGTTAGCATCTTGCAAAAGCTGGCTTTCTATTGATGGTTCCGCTCATCCAATGAGTTCTGACAAGGTAAATACCAACCCAAATTGATTGATACTTCGCTTCTGAAGTCTTTACTAAATTGTTAGTACTTTGACAGTATAACGAATTGAAGAGATCCATTGACGATATGGCAATGAGTTCACTGCGCTGTATTGCTTTTGCATATTGTCCCTGGGAGCTCAGAATGGTTCCTAAGGAAGATCTCGATAAGTGGCAGTTGCCTGAGGATAATCTGACTCTTCTTGGAATGGTTGGGATAAAGGTGTGTATTGTTGTTGGTGTTTATTTTATACTTCTGCTATCATTTGAGTAATTTCGCGTAGCCTGTGTCTGTCTTCATTTCATGGATAATTTAGCAGTCCATGCCATGGTATTATATGAATGAAAAAGAAAACAATAACAGAATTGTCCATTTGCATCTTGCTAGCTGGATGCTTTCTGTTTAGAACTCTTTATGTGTGAATCTGTTTAGGCACAATATTGTTAGAATAGTTCTACCAACCAACTATTCCAAAAGACCGATCTGATGGAAAGTGGTGGTATAAATAATATActtaacaccccccccccccccttcacaTCCGACGTGGATAACACCTCCCCTCACGCCCAACAGGGGCGTGGATAAATTGGGGATTAATGGTGCGGGGATTGACTTGAACCCGAGACCTGGgcactctgataccatgttagaatAGTTCTACCAACAAACTATTCCAAAAGACAGATCTGATGGAAAGTGGTGGTATAATATACTTAACAAATATATGTTCCATTTTTTTCGCATAATTTTTTATCTCTTCATGGCTGCATGCAACCTTTTACCTTTCTATGATTTTTTTTCTCTAGGATCCTTGTCGCCAAGGAGTGAGGGAAGCTGTACAATTATGCAGTGCTGCTGGTGTGAAGGTTATTATCCTCAATGGTTTATTTTTCTATGCACTTATTTTATTTCCATCtatttctatttcatattttcttttcatggattattgaACTATTGAGTTTATAATAGGAGGTTAGGACATGGTGGTTTGCCAATATACTGTTTTAAAACGTTTATGGTGCTTCAGTTCCTTTTGTGCATATTGTCAAGAATATTTCATATGAGGGAAGGTCCAAACGCTTATCCATGTGTATTTGAATAAACGGGGCATCTTAGGTACTAATAGAAGCGTTTATACTTACAAAGTTCCAATTTCTCCTTCATGTGGCCATGTTGCAAATATACGATAAAAATATCTTTAGTACACTTGATCTGCTTATATGCCAAGGCCACTAGTTTTTCATGCCTGATGTGTGTTAATTGATCGAATAATGTGAAGGAGTTGTAGCTATTATTGCTGAGTAAATCCAGCTTTATCAGCCTTGTTTGTTCAATTAATCGAAAAATAGATGGTAAAATGCGGATATCCTTGGCTTCATATGCAAGGGATAACTGTTGTCACAGGCTGACAGCTATGTAGATCACATGGGCAGAACTTGTAATTTCAAGGTGTTGTGTGTGGGTGTCAGCGTGCATGTACATCGTGTGTTTGAAAAGAATTCTTCTTGCGTTTGATTAAAGCATTAAAGGTATCTTTGTTATAGGTACGGATGGTGACAGGAGATAATGTTGAAACAGCTAAGGCCATTGCTCTCGAATGTGGAATACTGAATGCAAATGATGTTGAATCAGAGACAATAGTAATAGAGGGGAAGGTATTCCGTGAAATGTCTGAAAGTGCACGAGAAGAAGTTGCTGACAAAATTACAGTAAGCCCACCTCTCCATCCCTCCCTCTATCTCGTGTTTGGAGCTTCCAAAACTATGAAATTTGGGAACATCAATACTAGACTAACACAATAATATccttaacaaaaaaaaaataccTTGAGTAGCACATGTATTGATGTCATAGAGTAAAAATATCTTCTGAAAGGAATTCAAGGATAATCTAAAATGGCGTTCAATTTGCCCACATCGGTTCTTGTGTTCTTTAGCAAAGAAAGGCCAAGTTAGATTCGAATAAAATTAACTCCAGTCATGTTTTGTGCTAACAAGTAGCAATGCTTATTGTTGCTTTGTACAACCAGTCTGCAGATAATTAATGGGTATAGGGTCTTTACTTGTATAACTATAAGCATATCACTACCATAAATAAAAGCATTTTTATATGATACAAGGTACTTTATTGATAGAAATCTCTTCGAAGTTTCTGACTTCATTTGGTGGTATCAGTTAATATATCAACTTTTATTTTAGGTAATGGGACGATCTTCTCCAAACGACAAACTTTTGCTTGTACAAGCTTTGAAACGAAAAGGACATGTTGTAGCTGTAACCGGTGATGGCACCAATGACGCCCCAGCATTACATGAGGTGTGTCTGCAACTATGTCATTATTTATTGAAGTGTTAACCTAGAATCATCCTCTTGTATTCATATGTTCCTTTTGTCATATAGGCTGATATCGGTCTTTCAATGGGTATCTCGGGGACAGAAGTTGCTAAAGAAAGCTCAGACATTATAATTTTGGATGATGACTTCACATCTGTTGTCAAGGTTGTCTTCTCCAACATCAAAGCATAATGCTGATTTTTATAACATCGGCATGTTAGCCTGTCATTGTGCTTTCAGTTATTGCACGCTCATACCAGCATGGTTTGTCCTTGTGCAAAAATGTATTTCCAGCGATATATCTTGACAGACGTGCATATGCAATAACCTGTATGAATTGCGTGCATCACACACCATAGTTCTGAACTTCTGATCTAGTGACAACTAATCTTGAACTTCTATCTAGAGCACAAATCTTAACTTTCGTTCATTGTGTTAGGTTGTTCGTTGGGGACGGTCTGTCTATGCAAATATTCAGAAATTCATCCAGTTCCAGCTGACTGttaattttttttttcgaaatggggaatggaaccccggcttctgcatcgtgatgatgcacacggccttttattaataAAGTAAAATTACAAAATTAAAATATCTTAGGCATCGCCTAgaattgatacaagaatcaaccagcgaaaGACAACTAGAAGAAACGGACTACACATCATTGTATCCGTCTATTGTGCCGccagccagcctggcacaagatatcctgagcgaccatctggagccgtgtgcatccagtagccatagcatcccgctgtcCCGCTGGAGAAGACAACAGTCGCTGCTCTAGTGATAAATGTGGTTGCTGCTGTGTCCTCCGGTGATGTTCCTCTGAATGCAGTTCAGGTTGAACTCTTTTCTTTATTGTGTTATGTTCTTCTTATAGCTGCATATCCTGTGTTAAGTTCTCATTTATCAGTCCCTGTTTATGTGCATTCTCATTTATTTGAGTTGTTTAGATGACATAAGCATAAAAAAATATTTAAGGAAAAAACATAAAATTCGAAATATTTTTGTCATAAAATGCTAAAAAAATATGAATAGCTATGGCAAACTACTAAGATACTTTGAAGGAAGTAGTGCCTTGTTTATTTGTTCTCAACCACatcatttttcttgtcgacagctTCTCTGGGTGAACCTTATCATGGACACACTGGGAGCTCTTGCATTAGCAACTGAACCACCGACGGACAGCCTAATTAAGAGACATCCTGTTGGACGAAGGTACAATACACCCTCATACACAATTATTGACGGATATTCTTTATATGTTAATGTTGTTATGTACTTCAGTTTTGTCTAAATAACGTTAATGCTATACTTTCTTATTCATTTCTTCAGAGAACCTCTTATTACAAATATTATGTGGAGAAACCTGTTTATCCAGGTCTGTAGTTGTCTAACTCACCTGTATGTATATATTCAATCAATTAAGACCCTGTTAAATCAGCTTTTCATATCTATATGGATTTTTTGCAGGCTGTTTACCAGATAGTAGTTCTTCTCGTCTTCAATTTTGATGGCCAAAGGATTTTCCATTTACATAATGAAAGTCAAGAGCACGCTGACAAAATTAAAAACACCTTTGTCTTCAATGCATTTGTCTTTTGCCAAGTAAGATCACTGGAGGATTTTTCTTCTAATAATTCATTTTATAATTTTAGTGAAACTACAGTTTGTTGTCACTTCCTGAGATATGCTGCATTCCTTGAATAGCCTCAACACCTCCTTGCTACATATCAATTTCGTTACTGAATATGTCACATGTGAATGTACATATTCCTGATACATGTAAGAAATCATAGAATTCTTTTCTGATTCCTGATGTGGCATTCATGTCAGATCTGTTAGATATGTATAGACCCCTTTTCCCTTTTCCTGTATATCCCCAGTGTATAAGGGGTTTCCTGCACACTACACACTTGTATATATACTGGCCTTTGGCCCCCAGAGAAGTTAGTTGCTCATTTCTctatcatggtatcagagcacagGCTCTGCTCTCCTTCCCGCGCGTTGCAGCTCCGCGTGTAGCCCACCATCGCCGCCGTCCCCGTGCTGGACGTGCCGTCGCCGTTCCCGTTCTGGCCGCGCCACCGCTCTCCCCGTCTTTGGACGCGCCGCAGCCGTCCCCGGCCGCCTCCGCCCGGCCCTAGCTCGCCTCCGCCCCGTGCTCGCCGGCCGCGTTGCCGCCTCCCCCGTGCTGGCCGCGACACCGTCGCCCCTGGTTGGCTCGCCTCTGCCCAGAGCCGGCCGCGCCACGACCTGCTGCCGCCGTCCCTGGTGGCCTGCTACTCCGGCCGACCTGCTGCtccggccgccgccccgtcccTGGTGGCCTGCTGCTTGAGCAGCTGCTGCCTCCGTCCCGTTCGTGCTGGTGAGCAGCTGCTGCATCGGGCTGGTGAGAGCTGAGATCCATATTCTCTCTCCTTTgacttgcaaaaaaaaaaaatccaaaaaaaaaaatcagaaagcaTGGCGTCGTCGTCTACAGGCTATGTTAGCATTCCTCGGTGCCCGGTGATCTTTGATGGCACTAACTATGGGGAATTTGCTAGCTTCATGCGCATTCATATGCGCGGTCTTCATCTTTGGGGCGTTCTTACCGGCGAGGTCCCCTGTCCGCCGCGCCCCATTGCTCCTGTGCCTCCTACCCTGCCGCCTGTGCCACAGGCCCTTGCTGCTGATGCTCCACAGACTGCCAAGGATACGGCCAAGGCTGCCGAAACCACTGCTGATGAAGCATATGAGCAGCAGGTACTTGATTATTCAGAGGCGCTTGGTTCCTACCGAGAGAGTCTTGCTGTCTTTACTCAGTGGTGTGATGAGGATGCGAGGGCTGCTGCTGTTCTCTCCCAGAGTGTTCAGCCGCAGTTTGCTTCTGAGTTCATGGACCTTACTACTGTTGCTGACATGTGGTCCCAGCTTCGTCAGCACTATCAGCCTTCTGGTGATTCTCTCTTTCTATCTGTGCTGCGCCAGGAGCATGACCTTCAGCAGGGTGACTCCACTGTTGATGAGTTCCACACCCAGAGTTCTGCGATTTGGCGCCAGCTTGACTCCCTCAGCAGTGTTGTCTGTGGTACTTGCCAGTGTTGCCGGACTGTGCGGTCAGATGTGGAGTTCAGGAGGATCCATGAGTTCTTGTCTCGCCTGCGCCCAGAGTTTGAGCCCCGCCGTGCTCAGCTGTTTGCTCGAGGCCGTGTTCCTATCTCAGAGGTGTTGACTGAGCTCCgagctgaggagactcgtctgcGTGGTGCTGGTCTGCTTAGGGCACCCACTGTCCTTGCTGCGCCATCCCCTGTTCTGACGCCTACAGCACCTGGGCCCTCTCGTCCGGGGCCCCTTCTGCCCACACCGCCTGCTGCTAGAGGCGGTCGTCCTCCTCGCGGTGGAGGGCGTCCTCGCCGCGATCGGTTCTGCGACTACTGTCAGAGGCATGGTCACCTTGAGCCTGACTGCTTCCAGAAGCAGCGGGGAGTGCCTCGTGCTCCCTCTTCCACGCCCTCCACCATTGGCTTCACCGAGCAGGACATTGCGAGGCTTCAGCGCCTCCTTGCCTCCTCTGGCTCTTCCTCGACGGGCACTGCTGCCTCTGTGGCTGGTTcctctacacagtcaggtacatcTTCGTGGGTTCTGGACTCTGGAGCTTCTTTCCACATGTCTCCTGATTCTTCCGCTCTTTCTTCGCTTCGCCCTCTTCCTTTTCCTGCTAATATTCTTACTGCCGATGGCACTTCTCTTCCTGTTGCTAGTCGTGGCACTCTTTCTACTTCCTCCTTTTCAGTTCCCAATGTCTCTCATGTCCCCCGTCTTACCATGAACTTGTTTTCCGCTGctcagcttactgattctggttgtcgggTTATCCTTGATGTTGATTCTTGTTCTGTCCAGGATGCTCACACGAGGGCACTAGTTGGGGCTGGCCCTCGGCGCCGTGACTCCCAGGGACTTTGGGAGCTTGACTGGCTTCATGTTCCCTCTGCCACCACTACACCCACTGATCCCCGTGTGCTTGCTGCTTCCACTACCGCCTCCttccagcagtggcatcatcgactCGGTCACCTTTGTGGTTCTCGCTTGTCGTCTTTACTTCGTCGcggtcttctggggtctgtctcaggagatgttTCGCTTCAGGGTTGTCAGGGTTGTAGACTTGGCAAACAGACTCAGTTACcttatcctactagtgcgtctgtatctcagcgtCCTTTTGATTTGGTCCATTCTGATGTATGGGGACCGGCTCCGTTCGCCTCGAAGGGGGGCCATCGCTACTATGTTATTTTTATCGATGACTTCTCTCGCCACACATGGATTTACTTTATGATTTCTCGTAGCGAGGTGCTCTCGATATATAAGCGTTTTGCTGCCATGGTTCATACTCAGTTTTCCACGCCTATTCGAGTTTTTCGGGCTGACTCCGCTGGCGAGTACATCTCCCAGTTGTTGCGTGGctttcttgctgagcagggcactcTTGCCCAGTTCTCATGTCCGGGCGCACACGCTCAGAATGGCGTGGCTGAGCGCAAGCATCGCCACCTGCTTGAGACGGCTCGTGCGATGATGATCgctgcctctcttcctcctcaTTTTTGGGCTGAAGCGGTGGCTGTTTCCACCTATCTCATCAACCTTCAGCCCTCCACGGCCTTGCAGGGTGGTATTCCTATTGAGCGTCTTACTGGTCGTTCTCCTGATTATTCGGTGCTCCGcttatttggttgcgtttgctatgtccTCCTTGCTCCACGCGAACGCACGAAGCTGACAGCTCAGTCGGTTGAGTGTGTCTTTCTTGGATACAGTCATGAGCACAAGGGCTATAAGTGTTGGGACCCTGTTGCTCGTCGGATGCGCATTTCTCGGGATGTCACCTTTGATGAGTCCCGTCCTTTCTACCCGCGTCcatcctcctcttccttttcTGTGGAGGACATCTCCTTTCTTGTCTTTCCGGATTCTCCTCCTGTTATGCCTCCAGTTCCTACTCCTTCTCATTCCCCCATTGTCGCTCCGCCCCAGTTTCCACCCACCAGTCCCTCTCCTCCCTCTACACCCTCTTCACCGCTGTCTGCTGCCTCTACGCCTCCTTCCTCGCCTACGGcggctcctcctctctctcctcttccGTTTCACTACACTCGTCGCCCtcgtgatgttgatgcttctgctGACATGCCTTCTACTTCCGGTGTGTCCTCTTCGGTGCCTGAGCCTCCTACTCTTGGTGCTCGGCCTCGTCGTGCCCCCAACCGCTATTCCCCTACTCACTATGGTCTCTCTGCTGCCCTTGAGCCCACTTCTTACCGGGATGCTCTTGCTCATCCCGAATGGCAGCTAGCGATGGCGGAGGAGATTGCTGCGCTGGAGCGCACTGGCACGTGGGATGTTGTTACCCCACCTCCTTctgttcgtcccatcacgtgCAAGTGGGTCTATAAGATCAAGACCCGCTCTGATGGTTCCCTTGAGCGCtacaaagcgcgtcttgtggctcgcggTTTTCAGCAGGAGCAGGGGCGCGATTATGATGAGACTTTCGCCCCTGTGGCTCACATGACCACTGTTCGCACCCTTCTTGCTGTTGCCGCTGCTCGTCGTTGGTCTGTctctcagcttgatgttcagaacgcCTTTCTTAATGGCGAGCTACGCGAGGAGGTCTACATGCAGCCACCTCCTGGCTACTCTATTCCTGACGGCATGGCCTGCCGTCTCCGGCGCTCTCTCTATGGTCTTAAGCAGGCCCCTCGCGCCTGGTTTGAGCGATTTGCCTCGGTTGTGACTGCTGCTGGCTTCGCTCCCAGTTATCATGACTCAGCGCTGTTTGTCCACACATCTTCTCGTGGTCGGACTCTTCTTCtgctctatgtggatgacatgatCATCACCGGTGACGactctgagtatattgcctttgttaAGGCTCGTCTCCATGAGCAGTTTCTCATGaccgatcttggtcctcttcgctacttCCTTGGGATTGaggtctcttccacctccgatggATTCTATATCTCCCAGGAGAAGTATATACAGGACCTCCttactcgtgctgctcttggtgaTGACCGCACCGTTGAGACTCCTATGGAGCTCAATGTtcagcttcgtcctactgatggtattCCACTGTCTGACCCGACACGCTatcgtcacttggttgggagCCTTGTCTATCTTGCTGTGACTCGTCCAGATATTTCCTATCCAGTCcacattctgagtcagtttgtttcAGCTCCCACCTCGGTCCACTACAGTCACCTCCTTCGTGTCCTACggtatcttcgtggcacgatctcTCGCCGTCTATTCTTCCCTCGCTCCGGCTCCTTACAGCTCCAGGCCTACTCTGATGCTACGTGGgctagtgatcctacggatcgcaaGTCCttgtctgcttactgtgtgtttcttggtggctcTCTCATCGCCTGGAAGACCAAGAAACAGACAGCTGTTTCCCGCTCGAGTACAGAGGCCGAGTTGCGAGCCATAGCTTCTGCGACGGCAGAGGTGAAGTGGTTACGCTGGTTACTGGAGGACTTTGGTGTCTCTGCTGCTGCTACACCGA
It includes:
- the LOC127314131 gene encoding calcium-transporting ATPase 5, plasma membrane-type-like — translated: MTGESKIVHKDQKAPMLMSGCKVADGYGSMLVTGVGTNTEWGMLMANLSEDIGEETPLQVRLNGVATLIGVVGLSVAGAVLVVLWLRYFTGHSNNPDGTTEFVAGTTGAKQGFMGAIRIFTIAVTIVVVAVPEGLPLAVTLTLAYSMRKMMRDKALVRRLSSCETMGSATTICSDKTGTLTLNKMTVVEVYLSETKLNPCDNTGLMSSSVASLLIEGIAQNTAGAVFSPEDGGTAEVTGSPTEKAILSWGLKIGMDFNDVRSRSSVLRVLPFNSVKKCGGVAVQVSDDNVHIHWKGAAELVLASCKSWLSIDGSAHPMSSDKYNELKRSIDDMAMSSLRCIAFAYCPWELRMVPKEDLDKWQLPEDNLTLLGMVGIKDPCRQGVREAVQLCSAAGVKVRMVTGDNVETAKAIALECGILNANDVESETIVIEGKVFREMSESAREEVADKITVMGRSSPNDKLLLVQALKRKGHVVAVTGDGTNDAPALHEADIGLSMGISGTEVAKESSDIIILDDDFTSVVKVVRWGRSVYANIQKFIQFQLTTTVAALVINVVAAVSSGDVPLNAVQLLWVNLIMDTLGALALATEPPTDSLIKRHPVGRREPLITNIMWRNLFIQAVYQIVVLLVFNFDGQRIFHLHNESQEHADKIKNTFVFNAFVFCQPTIAAVPVLDVPSPFPFWPRHRSPRLWTRRSRPRPPPPGPSSPPPRARRPRCRLPRAGRDTVAPGWLASAQSRPRHDLLPPSLVACYSGRPAAPAAAPSLVACCLSSCCLRPVRAGEQLLHRAGES